One genomic window of Candidatus Minimicrobia sp. QA0096 includes the following:
- a CDS encoding sensor histidine kinase: MAGKEWSDADFEGLPSVLVAAHELKTPLALIRQLALLLDDDLTSSADKTQIQQRIIRTSEQALQLTIDLANSANLTSSLFPLEPVNPLALCQQVAMETKFNAILYGRKVSWPKSSRNGQLILANRTLLGRILANFLNNALAYTEDGSEIKVSVKATKDAVRMSVRDFGPMMSLKEYRRLLDEMETRKTVRTRPKSSGLGIYVANQFARAMNGRIGLIRHRDGLTFYVEMPISRQLSLI, encoded by the coding sequence ATGGCAGGTAAAGAGTGGAGTGATGCTGATTTTGAGGGATTGCCGAGCGTTTTGGTGGCGGCACACGAGCTGAAAACGCCGCTGGCTTTGATTAGGCAATTGGCGCTACTGTTGGACGATGACTTAACCAGTTCTGCCGATAAAACTCAGATCCAGCAACGAATTATTCGGACTTCTGAGCAGGCGTTACAGCTTACGATTGATTTGGCAAATTCAGCTAATTTAACGTCGTCGTTATTTCCGCTTGAACCGGTCAATCCGTTGGCTTTATGTCAGCAAGTAGCGATGGAAACAAAGTTCAACGCAATACTTTATGGGCGAAAAGTTAGCTGGCCTAAGAGTAGTCGAAATGGTCAATTGATATTAGCGAACCGAACACTTTTGGGGCGAATTTTAGCGAACTTTCTAAATAACGCGTTGGCGTATACGGAGGACGGATCGGAGATTAAGGTTTCGGTTAAGGCGACAAAAGATGCCGTAAGGATGAGCGTGCGAGATTTTGGGCCGATGATGAGTTTGAAGGAATATCGACGCTTATTGGATGAGATGGAAACACGAAAAACCGTGCGAACAAGGCCGAAAAGTAGTGGATTGGGGATTTACGTGGCGAATCAATTTGCGCGGGCGATGAACGGGCGGATTGGTCTGATTCGTCACCGTGATGGATTAACTTTTTATGTAGAAATGCCAATTAGTCGGCAGTTGAGCTTGATATGA
- the recO gene encoding DNA repair protein RecO translates to MTGQSERVKAIVLRRTNYAEADRVLQLLTPKGRRSVIAKGVRRERSKLAGGIELFAICDVVIRSGRGDLGLLTSARLSAFYRHILEDYDRMQFAYSVMKLVSAASENIDEPEWYYVLSQVLEQLNNPAINQKLIETWFYLQYASLLGDELNLRTDVTTAPLLPDKKYMYDNAEKGLRLAEQGDLGADAIKLLRLIQAKPLANVAQIGGITEVINDCWLTARQHAAV, encoded by the coding sequence ATGACGGGGCAGAGTGAGCGAGTAAAAGCAATTGTTTTGAGGCGAACGAATTACGCCGAAGCTGACCGAGTTTTGCAATTATTAACGCCGAAAGGTCGACGCAGCGTAATCGCAAAAGGTGTGCGACGCGAGCGCAGTAAATTGGCGGGCGGAATCGAATTATTCGCGATTTGCGACGTGGTTATTCGTTCTGGTCGGGGCGATTTGGGGCTATTAACTTCCGCTCGATTATCGGCTTTTTATCGGCATATTTTGGAAGATTACGATCGGATGCAGTTTGCTTATTCGGTAATGAAATTGGTTTCTGCGGCGAGTGAAAATATTGACGAACCAGAATGGTATTATGTGCTGAGTCAAGTTTTGGAGCAATTGAATAATCCTGCAATAAACCAAAAATTGATTGAAACGTGGTTTTATTTGCAATACGCGAGTTTGCTGGGTGATGAATTGAATCTTCGCACAGATGTGACGACAGCACCGTTGCTCCCTGATAAAAAATATATGTATGACAATGCAGAGAAAGGCTTGAGATTGGCGGAGCAGGGCGATTTGGGTGCGGACGCCATCAAATTGTTAAGGTTAATCCAGGCCAAGCCTCTGGCAAACGTGGCGCAAATCGGCGGAATAACTGAGGTTATAAACGATTGTTGGTTGACCGCCAGACAACACGCGGCAGTGTAA
- a CDS encoding response regulator, protein MKKLLIVEDDKNWADILGKFAADIGAEHRVAVSGGQAIEIIDNWQPDALILDMLLAGETAIALLNELRSYADLASLPIVVCTNIDVKMDDLRPLGVKAILNKTSMRPNEARAIFREVLNDGAE, encoded by the coding sequence ATGAAAAAACTGTTAATCGTTGAGGATGATAAGAATTGGGCGGATATTCTGGGCAAGTTTGCCGCGGATATTGGGGCGGAACATCGAGTGGCGGTTTCTGGCGGTCAGGCGATTGAAATTATTGATAATTGGCAACCTGACGCTTTAATTTTGGATATGTTGTTAGCTGGCGAAACGGCGATTGCGCTACTTAACGAACTGCGATCGTACGCGGATTTGGCGAGTTTGCCGATTGTGGTTTGTACGAATATCGACGTTAAAATGGACGATTTGCGTCCGCTTGGTGTGAAGGCGATTTTGAATAAAACATCGATGCGTCCGAATGAGGCGCGGGCGATTTTTCGCGAGGTTCTAAATGACGGGGCAGAGTGA